One region of Bacteroidota bacterium genomic DNA includes:
- a CDS encoding aminotransferase class V-fold PLP-dependent enzyme — MNFPSYSTYAKHWQLNPEIVFLNHGSFGACPIKVLEKQNTYRTQMESDPVRFMVEDLEELAWQSKETLARFTGCKAKDLVFVPNATTGVNLVLKNLSLNPGDEILTHNHNYSACNNALLAFAQKWKANVITASVPFPLKTEDEIIDAFVKAITPKTRLALIDHVTSATGIIFPVKKLTKILQEKGIVVIIDGAHAPGMLDLDIDNIGAEFYTGNCHKWICSPKGSALLHVREDRQKNFLPLTTGHSYDRPLEERKWSGQFFWPGTNDYSASLCVADAIEYMGSMLQNWPTLRKHNHDLLIQGRNKILQALNTEAPAPDELLGSLSTIPLPIPYERPEYFFNHTHPFGRMLYNKYKIQIPIHAWPHSNPRIWIRISAQAYNSLEQYEYLGEVLREAGS, encoded by the coding sequence ATGAATTTCCCTTCCTACTCCACTTACGCCAAACACTGGCAATTAAACCCTGAAATAGTTTTTCTCAATCACGGTTCTTTTGGCGCATGTCCAATCAAAGTGCTGGAAAAGCAAAATACTTATCGGACCCAAATGGAATCTGATCCTGTCCGTTTCATGGTTGAGGATCTGGAGGAATTGGCCTGGCAATCAAAAGAAACGCTTGCCAGATTCACCGGCTGTAAAGCAAAAGATCTCGTATTTGTCCCGAATGCCACGACCGGTGTGAATCTGGTTTTGAAGAATCTGAGTCTGAATCCCGGTGATGAAATCCTTACGCATAATCACAATTACTCGGCATGTAACAATGCCTTGCTGGCTTTTGCGCAAAAATGGAAAGCGAATGTAATCACCGCTTCAGTTCCCTTTCCATTGAAAACAGAAGATGAAATTATTGATGCTTTTGTAAAGGCCATCACGCCTAAAACCCGGCTCGCATTAATTGATCACGTCACTTCCGCAACAGGAATCATTTTCCCCGTCAAAAAACTCACGAAAATTTTACAGGAAAAAGGAATTGTTGTCATCATCGATGGTGCTCATGCTCCGGGCATGCTGGATCTTGATATCGACAATATCGGTGCTGAATTCTATACAGGAAATTGTCACAAATGGATTTGTTCGCCGAAAGGTTCCGCTTTGCTTCACGTTCGCGAAGACAGACAAAAGAATTTTCTCCCTTTGACAACAGGACATTCTTATGACAGACCTCTTGAAGAAAGAAAATGGTCAGGTCAATTTTTCTGGCCGGGAACAAATGATTACAGTGCCTCCTTGTGTGTAGCAGACGCTATCGAATACATGGGATCCATGCTGCAGAACTGGCCCACCTTACGTAAACACAATCATGATTTGCTGATCCAGGGCAGGAACAAAATCCTGCAAGCCCTTAATACCGAAGCCCCGGCACCGGACGAATTGCTTGGTTCCCTTTCAACCATTCCATTACCTATTCCTTACGAGCGTCCTGAATATTTCTTTAATCATACTCATCCTTTTGGCAGGATGCTCTACAATAAATACAAAATCCAGATCCCCATCCACGCCTGGCCACATTCCAATCCCCGCATCTGGATCCGCATCTCAGCGCAAGCGTATAACTCTTTGGAGCAGTATGAGTATTTGGGGGAGGTGTTGAGGGAGGCGGGATCATAA
- a CDS encoding cyanophycinase — MEIPKGKLFSIGGNEDKGTEPEPNYAQKNNLNFFELQILSRIMHEAGGHDAYIEVITSASSIPEEVGQNYLDAFGKLGGKKIRVMDIRNREDAQKPEILERIRNCDSVLMSGGNQLRLSSIFGGTEFLEILSERYMHETGFVIAGTSAGAMAMSNTMIYQGSSSEALLKGEVKITTGLGFMKDVIIDSHFVKRGRFGRLTQAVAANPSCTGIGLGEDTGVLVTEGRYMEAVGSGLIIIIDGHNIRHTNIADLKEGSPISIENLIVHVMAKGNHFDLKERKFYAEAMVNK; from the coding sequence ATGGAAATCCCAAAAGGAAAGCTGTTTTCCATCGGTGGTAATGAGGACAAAGGCACTGAGCCGGAACCGAATTATGCACAGAAAAACAATCTTAATTTTTTTGAGCTTCAGATTCTGAGCCGTATCATGCACGAAGCAGGCGGTCACGATGCATATATTGAAGTCATCACCAGTGCCTCTTCTATTCCTGAAGAAGTCGGACAAAATTATCTCGACGCGTTTGGAAAACTGGGCGGAAAGAAAATCAGGGTCATGGATATCCGTAACCGTGAAGATGCTCAAAAACCGGAAATACTCGAACGGATTCGGAATTGCGACAGTGTACTCATGAGTGGCGGGAATCAATTGCGCCTCTCTTCCATCTTTGGCGGAACTGAATTTCTCGAAATACTCTCCGAACGCTACATGCACGAAACCGGATTCGTTATCGCCGGAACAAGCGCGGGTGCAATGGCCATGTCAAATACCATGATTTACCAGGGTAGCAGTTCTGAAGCTTTGCTGAAAGGCGAAGTGAAAATTACAACCGGACTCGGTTTCATGAAGGATGTGATCATCGATTCTCATTTTGTAAAACGCGGACGATTTGGTCGTCTCACTCAGGCTGTTGCCGCCAACCCTTCCTGTACAGGAATTGGTTTGGGAGAAGATACTGGCGTACTCGTTACAGAAGGCCGTTACATGGAAGCTGTTGGTTCAGGTTTGATCATCATCATTGATGGACATAACATTCGCCATACCAACATTGCTGATCTGAAAGAAGGATCCCCTATCTCCATTGAAAACCTTATCGTGCATGTTATGGCGAAAGGAAATCATTTCGATCTTAAAGAACGTAAGTTCTACGCGGAAGCAATGGTGAATAAATAA
- a CDS encoding T9SS type A sorting domain-containing protein: MIDSTMAMYYTVTSNAYVFNGISGSVFLEQFSDPQTMLEFPFTYNSTFTDPFEAVGSAFGFPSYHSGTSEVTADGYGSLVLPEATYQNVLRIKAIVSSMDSSNIFGQITLTYDYNESYNWYADGIREPIFQIVFSSNTSQGNTTYSKAVGYRTQNTSIPNAAVGEDVIIFPNPASDQTQLKINSATIQNAKINIYDLNGRIVRTVHNGNINSGENYFKISTADLCSGVYELQLITNTQNHMYKLSVR, translated from the coding sequence ATGATAGACAGCACGATGGCCATGTATTATACGGTGACAAGTAACGCGTATGTATTTAACGGCATTTCCGGAAGTGTTTTTCTCGAACAATTCAGTGATCCGCAAACGATGTTAGAATTTCCGTTCACCTACAATTCAACTTTCACGGATCCCTTTGAAGCAGTTGGTTCCGCATTTGGTTTCCCATCCTATCATTCCGGAACTTCAGAAGTAACGGCTGATGGCTATGGTTCACTGGTATTACCGGAAGCTACTTATCAGAATGTACTTCGTATAAAAGCGATTGTGTCCTCAATGGATTCAAGCAATATTTTTGGTCAGATCACATTGACTTATGATTATAATGAAAGTTATAATTGGTATGCCGATGGAATCCGGGAGCCCATATTTCAAATTGTATTCTCTTCCAATACTTCTCAGGGAAATACGACCTATTCAAAAGCTGTTGGCTACAGAACTCAAAATACAAGCATTCCTAATGCAGCAGTTGGAGAAGATGTAATTATTTTCCCTAATCCGGCTTCCGACCAGACGCAATTGAAAATTAACTCAGCGACAATTCAAAACGCAAAGATAAATATCTATGATCTGAACGGCAGAATAGTAAGAACGGTTCATAATGGAAACATCAATTCCGGCGAGAATTATTTCAAAATTTCAACTGCGGATCTTTGTTCCGGAGTGTATGAATTGCAGTTGATTACCAACACACAAAACCACATGTATAAATTATCCGTGAGGTAG
- a CDS encoding fibronectin type III domain-containing protein produces MKKLFTRVLPGWFILLFAFAAFTSNAQTTTLIPANSVFKYLDNGSNQGTNWRLASFNDATWSQGAAELGFGDSPVTKITSGKLAYYFRKTVSISNPTQYSSLTLKVRRDDGIVVYVNGTEVYRNNMPTGTIAYNTRASSTCSDDGSSVLTTTLANSLFINGNNVIAAEVHNRSASSSDVTFELQLLGNTTAASTCGIPDVNQFGTLNKTATSASPYWVGISGATSYNVEYRIRNIGAAYSAPISTSTTALTITGLQPSSNYEFIVQSVCPSGVSAFSQSGWFTTLAGTGTACDLPAGLSVSNMGTTTATLNWNTVSAATSYKVQYRKSGTTTWTSANASTNSLAISGLTATTLYEFQVQTVCSSGSSAFSSSSSFTTNGTPGIAVPAFTHIVVVIGENTNASSVNGSAAAPYINSLANAGAKFSNSYAITHPSQPNYLQLFSGSNQGVTDDNTPSAHFTSANLARELVNAGKSFINYSEGLPSVGYDGGSSGLYVRKHNAVANWMGTGTNQVSTTLNQPFTSFPTNYSSLPGVSFVIPDLCNDGHDVCAPISNRTTQFDRWVQNNLDAYKQYCANPANNSLLIVTYDEDDFTSTNKIFTVFYGAHVLTGTYAQTINHYNVLRTIEEAMGLTTHAGAAASSTSINYCWSATARVGEVQGVDAVAVKYQLQVYPNPVNDLLNIEFQTENTEPVSISIYSLTGQIVYSKTESAVSGSNTISVNMDQNSLSKGLYILKLDFSGEKYFQRIIKN; encoded by the coding sequence ATGAAAAAATTATTTACCAGGGTATTGCCAGGATGGTTCATCCTGCTATTTGCATTTGCAGCATTCACCTCAAATGCACAAACAACAACATTGATTCCCGCGAATTCCGTTTTCAAGTATCTTGACAACGGATCGAATCAGGGCACAAATTGGAGATTAGCTTCATTCAACGATGCCACCTGGTCGCAAGGCGCTGCAGAACTGGGTTTTGGAGATAGTCCTGTGACAAAAATTACAAGTGGCAAGCTGGCCTACTATTTTAGAAAAACAGTCAGCATTTCAAATCCAACACAGTATTCCAGTCTGACGCTCAAAGTGAGACGAGATGACGGTATCGTGGTGTATGTGAACGGTACAGAAGTGTACCGCAACAACATGCCTACGGGAACAATTGCTTATAACACCAGGGCTTCGAGTACTTGTTCGGATGATGGAAGTTCTGTGTTGACAACAACATTGGCGAACTCACTTTTCATCAATGGAAATAATGTAATCGCCGCGGAAGTACACAATCGTTCAGCAAGTTCTAGCGACGTGACTTTTGAATTGCAGTTACTCGGTAATACAACAGCCGCAAGTACATGTGGAATTCCGGATGTAAATCAGTTTGGAACCTTGAATAAAACTGCAACCTCTGCAAGTCCTTATTGGGTTGGAATATCGGGAGCGACGAGTTATAATGTAGAATACAGAATCAGAAATATTGGAGCTGCTTATTCGGCACCAATCAGTACGAGTACAACAGCACTTACAATCACCGGTTTGCAGCCTTCTTCAAATTATGAATTCATTGTTCAGTCGGTTTGTCCTTCCGGAGTGAGTGCATTTTCTCAAAGCGGATGGTTTACCACTTTGGCCGGAACCGGTACTGCATGTGATCTTCCGGCAGGTTTATCCGTGAGCAATATGGGTACAACTACAGCTACTCTGAACTGGAACACTGTTTCTGCTGCCACAAGTTATAAAGTGCAATACCGGAAATCCGGTACCACTACATGGACTTCCGCGAATGCAAGTACCAATTCACTCGCTATATCCGGATTGACAGCGACTACATTGTATGAATTCCAGGTACAGACAGTTTGCAGTTCCGGATCAAGTGCATTTAGCTCCAGCTCTTCGTTCACGACAAATGGCACTCCGGGAATAGCTGTTCCCGCGTTTACTCACATTGTTGTAGTAATTGGAGAGAATACTAATGCAAGTTCTGTGAATGGAAGCGCTGCCGCGCCATATATCAACAGTCTTGCAAATGCAGGCGCGAAGTTTTCGAATTCTTATGCAATTACGCATCCGAGTCAGCCGAATTATCTGCAATTGTTCTCAGGTTCAAATCAGGGAGTGACAGATGATAATACACCGTCCGCGCATTTTACTTCAGCGAATCTTGCACGCGAACTGGTGAATGCCGGAAAATCTTTTATCAATTATTCAGAAGGTTTGCCTTCTGTAGGATATGATGGAGGTTCATCAGGTTTGTATGTCCGCAAACACAATGCTGTAGCGAACTGGATGGGAACAGGTACGAACCAGGTTTCTACAACCCTGAACCAACCATTCACAAGCTTCCCTACAAATTACAGTTCACTTCCGGGTGTCAGTTTTGTTATTCCTGATTTGTGTAACGATGGTCATGATGTGTGCGCCCCGATCAGTAATCGCACCACACAATTTGATCGTTGGGTTCAAAATAATCTGGATGCTTACAAACAGTATTGTGCCAACCCGGCAAACAATTCTTTGCTGATTGTTACATACGATGAAGATGATTTTACATCAACCAATAAAATCTTCACTGTGTTTTATGGTGCTCATGTTCTCACCGGTACTTATGCGCAAACCATTAATCATTACAACGTTTTGCGTACAATTGAAGAAGCGATGGGTTTAACGACTCATGCCGGAGCTGCTGCAAGCAGTACTTCAATTAATTATTGCTGGTCGGCCACGGCTCGTGTAGGTGAAGTACAAGGTGTGGATGCCGTTGCGGTTAAATACCAATTGCAGGTTTACCCCAATCCTGTCAACGATCTGTTGAACATAGAATTTCAAACCGAAAATACTGAGCCGGTTTCAATATCGATCTACTCACTCACCGGACAGATTGTTTATTCGAAAACTGAATCTGCAGTAAGCGGAAGCAATACGATCAGTGTAAATATGGATCAAAATAGTTTATCAAAAGGATTATATATTCTGAAACTTGATTTTTCAGGAGAAAAATATTTCCAGAGAATTATTAAGAATTAA
- the cphA gene encoding cyanophycin synthetase, giving the protein MKIVEIRAMKGPNYWSIRRHKLIVMKLDIEELEDLPTNKIQGFAERLEKTFPTLFEHECSEGHAGGFFKRVREGTWMGHVIEHLALELQTLAGMDTGFGRTRSTGQHGVYNVVFSYMEEKVGVYAARAAVRICGEMVHGDVLNIDEDIQRLRELREEERLGPSTGSIVEEAIKRKIPWIRLNRHSLVQLGYGKNQRRIQATVASTTSSIAVEVACDKEETKNLLEAASVPVPRGRVVYDEEDLESAIRRIGYPVVLKPVGGNHGRGATINVTTWEDAVTALAAAKRISRGVIVEKFITGYDHRLLVIDYKFVAGAKRTPAMVTGDGKHTIQQLIENVNKDPRRGYGHEKVLTSIKIDDTTLAMLQEKELTLESVLKKGEELHLKRTANLSTGGTSTDVTDIVHPYNVFMAERIARIIGLDICGIDIMTPDISVPMHENGGAVLEVNAGPGFRMHIAPAEGLPRNVAEPVIDMLYPPGVSSRIPIIAITGTNGKTTTTRLMAHMVKTMGHKVGFTTTDGIYIQNQMVEAGDCTGPISAEFVLKDPTVDFAVLECARGGILKAGLGFHNCDIGIVTNVAADHLGLKDINTIEEMARVKGVVAESVLPDGYAILNADDDLVYEMRKTVSSNVALFSLDEHNPRILKHCEKGGIAAIVENGYVTICKGTWKIRVHKVVNIPLTFSGKAIFMIQNILPAVIAGFVSGFKVDDMRLALETFIPSPSLTPGRMNMFKFKNFEVMVDYAHNPAGFQAIARFLDRIDAKPKVGIIAGVGDRRDEDIISLGSLASQMFDEIIIRQDKNLRGRSEQEIIDLMMKGVQMHDAKKKVTVMPKESEAIEYALRNAKKGSFITICSDVVPDALGQIMKYKEEEDHFIIQKEDIPSPVIL; this is encoded by the coding sequence ATGAAAATCGTCGAAATACGCGCCATGAAAGGCCCGAATTACTGGTCAATTCGCCGCCACAAACTGATTGTGATGAAGCTGGATATTGAAGAATTGGAGGATTTGCCTACCAATAAAATCCAGGGTTTTGCTGAAAGGCTTGAGAAAACCTTTCCCACACTTTTTGAACACGAATGTTCGGAAGGACATGCAGGTGGTTTTTTTAAACGTGTTCGCGAAGGTACCTGGATGGGACATGTGATTGAACATCTTGCACTGGAGTTGCAGACACTCGCAGGGATGGATACCGGTTTTGGAAGAACTAGAAGTACCGGACAACACGGTGTGTACAATGTCGTGTTTAGTTACATGGAAGAAAAAGTGGGTGTGTACGCGGCAAGAGCAGCAGTAAGAATTTGCGGCGAAATGGTGCATGGTGATGTCTTAAATATTGATGAGGATATCCAGCGATTGCGTGAATTGCGTGAAGAAGAACGTCTGGGTCCTTCTACAGGTTCCATTGTTGAAGAAGCGATCAAACGCAAAATTCCATGGATCCGTCTGAACCGTCATTCTCTGGTGCAATTGGGATATGGAAAAAATCAACGTCGCATTCAGGCGACGGTGGCAAGTACAACAAGTTCTATTGCTGTTGAAGTTGCATGTGATAAAGAAGAAACAAAAAATCTTCTCGAAGCCGCATCTGTTCCTGTTCCACGTGGACGTGTTGTTTACGATGAAGAAGATCTGGAGTCGGCGATTCGTCGTATTGGTTATCCTGTAGTATTAAAGCCTGTTGGCGGAAATCACGGAAGAGGAGCAACCATCAATGTCACAACATGGGAGGATGCTGTCACCGCTCTTGCAGCGGCGAAAAGAATTTCCCGTGGTGTGATTGTAGAAAAATTTATCACAGGTTATGATCATCGCTTGTTGGTGATTGATTACAAATTTGTCGCGGGAGCGAAACGTACTCCGGCGATGGTTACCGGTGATGGAAAACATACCATTCAGCAGTTGATCGAAAATGTCAACAAAGATCCGAGAAGAGGATATGGTCATGAAAAAGTTTTGACATCGATCAAGATTGACGATACTACTCTGGCGATGTTGCAGGAAAAGGAACTCACACTTGAATCAGTCTTGAAGAAAGGGGAGGAGCTTCACCTGAAACGCACAGCGAATTTAAGTACTGGCGGAACTTCCACGGATGTCACTGACATTGTGCATCCGTACAATGTCTTCATGGCGGAGCGAATTGCAAGAATCATTGGTCTGGATATTTGCGGTATCGATATCATGACTCCGGATATCAGTGTTCCCATGCATGAAAATGGTGGTGCCGTGCTTGAAGTAAATGCAGGTCCGGGATTCCGCATGCACATTGCACCTGCAGAGGGATTGCCAAGAAACGTTGCCGAGCCGGTCATTGATATGCTCTATCCTCCGGGAGTGAGTTCACGAATTCCGATCATCGCGATTACAGGAACGAATGGAAAAACTACCACTACACGACTGATGGCACACATGGTGAAAACTATGGGACATAAAGTCGGATTTACAACAACGGACGGAATCTATATTCAGAATCAAATGGTCGAAGCCGGTGATTGTACTGGTCCGATCAGTGCCGAATTTGTATTGAAAGATCCTACTGTTGATTTCGCGGTGCTGGAATGCGCACGTGGCGGAATTCTGAAAGCCGGACTTGGTTTTCACAACTGTGATATTGGTATCGTTACCAATGTCGCCGCGGATCACCTTGGACTGAAAGACATCAATACCATTGAAGAAATGGCGAGAGTAAAAGGTGTTGTCGCTGAGAGTGTACTTCCGGATGGTTACGCGATTTTGAATGCGGATGATGACCTGGTTTATGAGATGCGTAAAACTGTAAGCAGTAATGTCGCATTGTTCAGTCTGGATGAACACAATCCAAGAATCCTTAAGCATTGTGAAAAAGGTGGTATCGCGGCAATTGTAGAAAACGGATATGTGACCATTTGCAAAGGAACATGGAAGATTCGTGTACATAAAGTGGTAAACATTCCTCTTACCTTTTCCGGTAAGGCGATCTTTATGATTCAGAATATTCTTCCGGCAGTGATTGCGGGTTTTGTGAGCGGATTTAAAGTGGATGATATGCGTCTTGCTTTGGAAACATTTATCCCTTCACCTTCATTGACTCCGGGACGAATGAATATGTTCAAGTTCAAGAATTTCGAAGTGATGGTCGATTACGCGCACAACCCTGCCGGATTCCAGGCGATAGCCAGATTCCTCGATCGTATCGATGCAAAACCAAAAGTCGGTATCATCGCCGGTGTTGGTGACAGGAGGGATGAGGATATTATTTCACTCGGATCACTCGCTTCTCAGATGTTTGATGAAATTATTATTCGTCAGGATAAAAATCTCCGTGGCCGTTCTGAGCAGGAGATCATTGATCTCATGATGAAAGGTGTTCAGATGCACGATGCGAAAAAGAAGGTGACAGTAATGCCAAAAGAATCGGAAGCGATTGAATATGCATTACGAAACGCGAAAAAAGGATCTTTCATCACCATTTGCAGCGATGTGGTTCCGGATGCATTGGGTCAGATTATGAAGTATAAGGAAGAAGAGGATCACTTTATAATTCAGAAGGAGGATATACCATCTCCGGTCATCCTTTAA